CGTATTTTGAAAGAAACCAAATAATAACGAATGTGCTGAATCCCCAATGTAAAGCGGACGATCAATAAATGCCCCTTCACCAATCAGCTTTTCACCACCAAATAGATTAACCAAACCATTGGGAGTGTCCGCATAAACTAGGGCATGTGGGTGTACACCATTGGCACGACCAAGCGGTATAAACTTGCGCCCAACCCGTAAGCGGAATCCATCAGGTAACTTGGATGTTAAATAACCTTCTTCTATACCCATACTACCATTGGCGGCTGTAACGGTGACATCCAGACGCGTATGTGCATCAACGGCTGCACCAAAAACAAATTCGCCTTCTGACAATGGTAAAAAGCTGTCTGAATGTGCTCCATTCTCACCACTCATAGATGACCCTGCAAAAGTGCCAATAACAGAGATAGATGGATTACCTGTATTTTCTGATGTTGTAGGCATGAATTGTTGCATGGATGTTCCATCAGTATTTGTTTGTTTACTTTCTGCTACCTCAATACGTTGCATAAGCAGTTTAACTTGTGTTTTCAAAACATTGATTTCATCGCTTTCTGCCGCATGAGCAGGCAATGCATTGATTAGGCATGGCAATAGCCACAGCAGTTTTCGTGTGTTCATCTTCAAACTCCTTCAAGAACCCTATAACCAAATGTTATGGGCAGGCTTGTTAAATAATTATTTTAGTTAGTGAAGTTAAAAGATGGCGGAGCGCGAATAGAAAACAATTGAACATCTGAGAATATTCCATCCTCTGCCTGCCAATTATCTAAAGTTAGAAGCTGCCATGTCATTGTAGGCAAAACAGCAGCATGTGGGATGAAGAACCCACTTGCGATAGGCTTTTCTAAAGAACATGTAACACACTGAGCAGATAGGCCTTCTTGATGTTGATGCAAATCTATGTTTGCCCACATAGCCCCAAGCAAAGCCAAGGTAACCATGACAAAATGCAAACGCGAATACCCTTGACTTAAAGTGTGTTTCATCCGTCATATGTTTGCTTGTCTTTAATGCAAGTCAAGCGTGTGTCACAGTTTTAAATACAAATTGAAAACATGTCTACACTATATATTCAATGGCTAGATAATTAATTGTTTAGTTCCGAACTCTTATAGCTTTAATTATAGTTTCCTAAAAGGAGTTAATTTATGGGAAGTATACAGCATGTACTAACGCCAAGACCACGGCGGCTGGTAAAGCAAAATAGCAGCGCTATTTGCAAGACAGACAACACAGGTATCGATGCTTTTAGACACATCAAAAGCTACATACACTTGACATTCTGTATTCCAGATTCAAGAATTCAGAATAACAGGTGCTAAAATGGAATTAAAACCACAAGATATTTATATTGCTTCAAAGTTGTTTGTTCTGAGGAACGAGCCTTGGTCTATGCAGCGGCTGGGGGAATCTTTAGGGCTTAGTGCATCCCAAATTCATAGTTCAATCCAAAGATTGATAAAAGCACAGCTTATTCGTAAAGACAAGGGCTATAAAATTATCTCTGCCAACCTCAAAGAATTTCTTGTGCATGGTATTCGCTTTGCGTTTGTTCCTGAACTGGGAGAGCCATGCCGAGGTATGCCAACAGCATCCTTTGCACTTCCCCTTAACCAATTTTTTGTGCAAAATCAAGAGTTGCCCCATGTATGGCCAGACCCTCAAGGTGAAGTTCGGGGCATATCCTTTTCACCCTTACACAAACATGCGCCCAAAGGAGCACGAAATGATGTTAAACTTCACGCATTTCTTGCGCTTATTGATGCCGTGCGTGGTGGTCGTGCTCGTGAAAGAAAAATGGCTATTGAGCATATTCAACACATATTATCTTCAGCATGAATCATAACCATCCAAACATAGCAATGTTGAAGCAGGTTGCTACAGGGCTTGGCTCTCTGGTTGATGACGTTGTTTTTCTTGGCGGATGTACCACAGGTTTATTAATCACTGACCCTGCATCACCCACCATAAGAGAAACGGATGATGTGGATATGATTGTTGAAATCAGCACCCATCATGCTTACCACGACTTTACAAAGCAGCTCAAAACCAAAGGCTTTAAAGAAGATACAAGTGAACATGCACCGATATGTCGTTTATTGTACGGGTTACTCAAGATCGATGTGATGCCTACACACGAAGATATCCTTGGGTTTACAAACCTATGGTATGCAGAAGCCATGACTCATGCCGCAAAAATCCAGCTATCAAACCAGCTTCATATTCAAATGGTGACAGCGCCCTACTTCTTAGCCACTAAACTCGAAGCATTCTATAACCGTGGTCAACATGACTACATAGCTAGCCATGACCTTGAGGATTTGGTTGCCGTGATTGATGGACGAGCTTCTATTATTGAAGACATTCAGGGCAGCTCCAAATCATTACAGGATTATTTAGCACATGAATTTAACAACTTAATACATGTTGATGATTTCCAAGACGCTCTTTCTGGTCACTTACCCCCTGATGCAGCAAGTCAAGCACGGTTGCCATTGCTGCAAGAGCGGCTAAAGCAAATATCCCAACTTAACAGCAGTAGCTGTTAGCATCCTTTCCTAGTTTGTATGACCGTGCGCCATTTGGCTCACTTGATTGATACGATTGGCAGGAAACGCCAACTGCTCCATCAAATAATCTTTTAAAGATTGCGGGTAGTCGGATTTATCCAAAGCTTGCTGCATGCATGTTAACCACGCTTGCGCATCTTCAGCCGTGATTTTAATGTGCTGATGTGCCATAGGTAAACTTAAACCTTTGCCATATTTTTCAGGGTATATGCGTGGTCCACCTGTCCAACCTGAGAGAAAATAAACCAACTTATCTTTTGCCACTTCCAAATCGTCAGGGTGCATGTCTCGAATACGCTTGGCTTCAGGCAAAGTATCCATCACATCATAAAAATCATCCACCAGCTTCACCAAGCCATCATAGCCGCCTACTGCTTTATATGTTGTATCTTCAAATCCGTATTTACTCATAACCTTACCTTTAACATGGAATAAGAGCGCAACATACATGACAAGTAAGTATGATACGAGTATCATTTTTTTGATTCTTCAAGCCAAGAGGTGATGATGTTTACGGTTAGCCAACTTGCCAAACACTGCAATGTAACACCTGAAACAGTCCGTTTTTACAGTAAAAAGAAACTTTTAGAGCCAACCAAGAACCCAAGCAATGGTTATCAAATGTTTACCATAGATGATGTGCCTAAGCTGAAGTTCATTCGTCAGGCAAAATTACTCGGATACACTTTAAATGAAATCGAAGAAATCCTACATCATAGCATGCAAGCCAACTCACCTTGCCCTATTGTGCGCGAATTTCTTGAACGTCGCATTGCCGATAACCAACAAAAGATTAAAGACTTAATAGCCTTACAAAAACGAATGGAAACTGCTCTAAAAGACTGGAAAAACAAACCCGATAGCATGCCTGATGGCAATTCGGTTTGTCACTTGATTGAATCTTTTTCAGAAGACACTTGACCTAGGTGTTACACTTAGGTTTTAGTATTCGCCAGCAAGCATCAAAAGCAGGAGATAAGGCATGAAAAACCAAGAGATTCGTTTATCGATTGAAGGCATGGGCTGCGCATCATGTGTGGGCAAGATTGAGAAAAAGCTGGCTGCTGTGGATGGT
This genomic stretch from Ghiorsea bivora harbors:
- a CDS encoding porin family protein, with the protein product MNTRKLLWLLPCLINALPAHAAESDEINVLKTQVKLLMQRIEVAESKQTNTDGTSMQQFMPTTSENTGNPSISVIGTFAGSSMSGENGAHSDSFLPLSEGEFVFGAAVDAHTRLDVTVTAANGSMGIEEGYLTSKLPDGFRLRVGRKFIPLGRANGVHPHALVYADTPNGLVNLFGGEKLIGEGAFIDRPLYIGDSAHSLLFGFFQNTNDVAFDPTGSNRFGAMLGWTGMWDMDDATTLELGSTFIRARNGISGSSRSDILGGHFAIKNSQFDHSGWSLQGEWNRNKIDKGVSQNFTDGAYLLGEYDFNRNWLAFARYDFSGMTGIVNNEHAYSAGVGWKLSEFQSITLQYKHTSNALTQTASNLSIGLGESANEVFFRWVVAIGPHRPHSY
- a CDS encoding MerR family transcriptional regulator, producing MFTVSQLAKHCNVTPETVRFYSKKKLLEPTKNPSNGYQMFTIDDVPKLKFIRQAKLLGYTLNEIEEILHHSMQANSPCPIVREFLERRIADNQQKIKDLIALQKRMETALKDWKNKPDSMPDGNSVCHLIESFSEDT
- a CDS encoding group II truncated hemoglobin, coding for MSKYGFEDTTYKAVGGYDGLVKLVDDFYDVMDTLPEAKRIRDMHPDDLEVAKDKLVYFLSGWTGGPRIYPEKYGKGLSLPMAHQHIKITAEDAQAWLTCMQQALDKSDYPQSLKDYLMEQLAFPANRINQVSQMAHGHTN
- a CDS encoding MarR family transcriptional regulator → MELKPQDIYIASKLFVLRNEPWSMQRLGESLGLSASQIHSSIQRLIKAQLIRKDKGYKIISANLKEFLVHGIRFAFVPELGEPCRGMPTASFALPLNQFFVQNQELPHVWPDPQGEVRGISFSPLHKHAPKGARNDVKLHAFLALIDAVRGGRARERKMAIEHIQHILSSA